The Candidatus Koribacter versatilis Ellin345 genome has a segment encoding these proteins:
- a CDS encoding cytochrome c oxidase subunit 3 yields the protein MHMPPGSGLRSRDPITSNGGGRGPIPVDYDWGGDGHRGGGDDDRFPSYPERLRRVKLAVYIVLASIVMLFVGFSSLMLARKSGTRYDMATNNYVSDWTPVSLPLKLLFLNTILLALSSFTLELARKQARRRVALFGLHVPGVSLGREVGFPWLGATLMLAGGFLYGQYRAWGMLHHHGLYMGTMISSSFFFILTGAHAAHLLAGITALTYAGVVSFVRRAPENYRLIIDATSIFWHFMGVLWVYLFALMYFSGV from the coding sequence ATGCATATGCCTCCCGGCTCCGGACTCCGCTCTCGCGATCCGATCACCTCGAATGGCGGTGGTCGTGGTCCGATCCCTGTAGATTACGACTGGGGTGGAGATGGGCATCGCGGTGGCGGCGATGACGACCGCTTTCCCAGTTATCCGGAGCGCCTGCGCCGCGTTAAGCTTGCGGTTTATATCGTTCTCGCTTCGATCGTGATGCTCTTTGTCGGCTTCAGTTCGCTGATGCTGGCGCGGAAGTCGGGCACGCGGTATGACATGGCGACCAACAATTACGTTTCGGACTGGACCCCAGTCAGCCTGCCTTTAAAGCTCCTGTTCCTGAATACCATCCTGCTGGCACTGAGCAGCTTTACATTGGAATTGGCCCGGAAGCAGGCGCGACGACGCGTGGCGCTGTTTGGACTGCATGTGCCCGGCGTGAGCTTGGGGCGCGAAGTTGGATTCCCCTGGCTCGGAGCGACCCTGATGCTGGCGGGAGGGTTCCTGTATGGGCAGTATCGGGCGTGGGGGATGCTGCACCATCACGGCCTGTATATGGGGACGATGATCAGCAGCTCGTTCTTCTTCATCCTGACGGGAGCCCACGCGGCGCATTTGCTGGCGGGAATTACGGCACTGACCTATGCGGGTGTGGTGTCTTTTGTGCGGCGGGCGCCCGAGAACTATCGGCTGATCATCGACGCGACCAGCATCTTCTGGCACTTCATGGGCGTGTTGTGGGTATATCTGTTCGCGCTGATGTACTTTAGCGGGGTGTAG
- a CDS encoding ArnT family glycosyltransferase, whose translation MPLAVLTRQHAEERNRARWTSGITLVLVLAGLRLVVYAVAGPNYGYFRDELYYLACGEHPAWGYVDQPPMIGWLAWLLQHTIGTSLYALRLLPALAHAGSIFLAGMLARELGGRRWAMFLAALATLMAPIGLAFGHLFTMNAFDPLLWVAIAYCVVRIVNTGNQRLWLAVGGLTGITLLNKYGIAFWIVGLIVGVVLTPLRSSLKQKWFWLGCLLGAAICLPNFLWQWKHHFPFLELMRNVRESGRDVVLGPLGFLKAQLEMIGFAAGILVIASVIYGFTKAGRSYRTLNCAFLVFLLAIMGLHGKTYYVAAVYPIVFAGGAVGLGAATQKRGWVWVKPLTAVLIAAISLIYAPMIVPILPVDKFIAYEEKMGIHQQKFEHQREGKLPQLYADMFGWEQMVQKVAAYYNTLSPEEKAKTAIFANNYGDAGAIDFFGPKYGLPKSIGNHQSYWIWGPRQYTGESLIVLGDDDERNMQTKCASYSIIGTAEYPLSRPDEWLNIYHCRGFKWNLQEIWPKTKHFN comes from the coding sequence ATGCCGCTTGCTGTTTTGACGAGGCAACACGCCGAGGAAAGAAACCGAGCGCGCTGGACGTCGGGAATAACGCTCGTGCTCGTGCTGGCGGGGCTCCGGTTGGTGGTGTACGCAGTCGCGGGTCCGAACTACGGGTATTTCCGCGATGAGCTGTATTACCTGGCGTGCGGGGAGCATCCGGCGTGGGGGTACGTGGATCAGCCGCCAATGATCGGCTGGCTGGCGTGGCTACTCCAGCACACGATTGGAACGTCTCTCTATGCGCTGAGGCTTTTGCCGGCGCTGGCGCATGCGGGGAGCATCTTCTTGGCGGGAATGCTGGCACGGGAGCTGGGTGGGCGTCGCTGGGCGATGTTTTTGGCAGCGCTGGCCACGCTGATGGCGCCGATTGGGCTGGCGTTCGGACATCTGTTCACGATGAATGCGTTTGATCCGCTGCTATGGGTCGCGATTGCCTACTGCGTCGTGCGGATTGTGAATACCGGAAACCAGAGGCTCTGGCTGGCGGTGGGCGGGCTGACGGGAATCACGCTGCTCAACAAGTATGGAATTGCGTTCTGGATTGTGGGACTGATCGTGGGCGTAGTGTTAACGCCGTTGCGGAGCAGCCTAAAGCAGAAGTGGTTTTGGCTGGGATGCCTGCTCGGGGCGGCAATCTGCCTGCCGAATTTCCTATGGCAGTGGAAGCACCACTTCCCTTTCCTTGAACTGATGCGTAACGTACGCGAGAGTGGTCGCGACGTGGTGCTTGGTCCGTTGGGATTCCTGAAGGCGCAGTTGGAGATGATCGGCTTTGCCGCCGGCATTCTTGTGATTGCTTCCGTGATCTACGGATTTACCAAAGCAGGCCGCAGCTATCGGACGCTGAACTGTGCGTTTTTGGTTTTTCTGCTCGCGATCATGGGGCTGCACGGAAAGACGTACTACGTGGCGGCGGTGTACCCGATCGTGTTCGCGGGGGGCGCTGTGGGACTGGGTGCCGCGACGCAGAAGCGCGGTTGGGTATGGGTAAAGCCCTTGACGGCGGTATTGATCGCGGCGATCAGCCTGATTTACGCGCCGATGATCGTGCCCATCCTGCCGGTGGATAAGTTCATCGCCTACGAGGAGAAGATGGGGATCCACCAGCAGAAGTTCGAGCACCAGCGAGAAGGCAAGCTGCCGCAGCTTTATGCCGACATGTTCGGATGGGAGCAGATGGTGCAGAAGGTGGCCGCGTACTACAACACGCTTTCGCCAGAGGAAAAGGCCAAGACTGCGATCTTCGCAAACAACTATGGTGACGCGGGCGCGATTGATTTCTTCGGGCCGAAGTACGGGCTGCCAAAGTCTATTGGCAACCACCAGAGCTATTGGATCTGGGGGCCGCGGCAGTATACAGGGGAGAGCCTGATCGTGCTGGGCGATGATGACGAGCGCAACATGCAGACGAAGTGCGCTTCGTACTCGATCATTGGGACGGCCGAGTACCCGCTGTCCAGGCCCGACGAGTGGCTGAATATCTATCACTGCCGCGGGTTCAAATGGAACCTGCAAGAGATTTGGCCTAAGACGAAGCACTTCAATTAG
- a CDS encoding alpha/beta hydrolase, with translation MLKLSGLVVLFILASVAAFAQPDSASDKYLHIQTIRLWDSAAPGAISATDDDIPTLTVFEPWDAPPNHPAVIVVPGGAYKMLASIHEGREVADWFTSRGFTAFVLKYRLGPRYLYPAPLQDAQRAVRMVRSRAQQFGIDPERIGMLGFSAGGHLTAMAATTSDDGDPGARDPVDRLSSRLKFMVLVYPWLNAMELKQGDWISYCSVLEIPSDKCANFIQYSPLRGVSKKTPPTFIFHTADDDTVPVRTSTSFYQALQNAGVPVELHVYNSGPHGVGLAAQDPVLGTWPTLLDRWLRSLKLM, from the coding sequence ATGCTGAAGCTTAGCGGTCTTGTTGTCCTGTTCATCCTGGCTTCCGTTGCGGCATTTGCGCAGCCGGATTCGGCCTCCGACAAATACCTCCACATCCAGACCATTCGGCTTTGGGATAGCGCGGCGCCCGGCGCGATCAGCGCCACCGACGACGACATTCCGACGCTGACGGTGTTTGAGCCGTGGGATGCGCCGCCGAACCATCCGGCGGTGATCGTGGTGCCTGGCGGTGCTTACAAGATGCTGGCGTCAATCCACGAGGGGCGTGAGGTTGCGGACTGGTTCACTTCAAGAGGGTTCACAGCTTTTGTATTGAAGTATCGGCTGGGGCCGCGCTATCTCTATCCCGCACCGTTGCAAGACGCACAACGTGCAGTGCGCATGGTGCGGTCGCGTGCGCAGCAGTTCGGGATCGATCCCGAGCGGATTGGGATGCTTGGATTTTCGGCGGGTGGACACTTGACGGCGATGGCGGCCACTACCTCCGATGACGGCGATCCCGGCGCGCGAGATCCGGTTGATCGGCTGAGCAGCCGGCTGAAGTTCATGGTGCTGGTGTATCCGTGGCTGAATGCGATGGAATTGAAGCAAGGGGATTGGATTTCCTATTGCTCCGTGCTGGAGATTCCGTCAGACAAGTGCGCCAACTTCATTCAGTATTCGCCGTTGCGGGGAGTCTCGAAAAAGACGCCGCCGACATTTATTTTCCACACGGCCGATGACGACACGGTGCCCGTTCGCACGAGCACGTCGTTTTACCAGGCATTGCAAAACGCAGGAGTTCCTGTGGAACTGCATGTGTACAACTCAGGCCCACACGGCGTGGGATTGGCCGCACAGGATCCCGTGTTAGGAACGTGGCCCACCCTGCTTGATCGATGGTTGCGATCGCTGAAGTTGATGTAG
- a CDS encoding class IV adenylate cyclase, which translates to MANEVEIKFRIADRKALEESLRANQFREKTASTHELNTLYDFPGSKLRGRGELLRIREFGGKWKVTHKAKGKAGKHKSRKETETSIGDGQKLEEIFEALGLKPSFRYEKFRAEWTDGKGDVVLDHTPVGEFGEIEGEPDWIDHVAKLLGISEDQYITSSYAELFQQFVRSSNRKAANMTFAECGTK; encoded by the coding sequence ATGGCGAACGAAGTCGAAATCAAGTTCCGGATCGCTGACCGGAAAGCCCTCGAAGAAAGTCTCCGCGCCAACCAATTCCGCGAGAAAACTGCGTCTACCCACGAGCTAAATACACTGTACGATTTTCCAGGATCGAAGCTCCGCGGGCGTGGCGAACTGCTGCGCATTCGCGAATTCGGCGGCAAGTGGAAGGTGACGCACAAGGCGAAGGGCAAAGCCGGTAAGCATAAGTCGCGCAAAGAGACTGAGACCTCAATTGGCGATGGGCAAAAGCTGGAAGAGATCTTTGAAGCGTTGGGATTGAAGCCGTCGTTCCGGTACGAGAAGTTCCGCGCGGAATGGACTGACGGGAAAGGCGATGTGGTGCTCGATCACACGCCGGTCGGGGAATTTGGTGAAATCGAAGGCGAACCGGATTGGATCGACCATGTGGCGAAGCTGCTTGGGATTTCGGAGGATCAGTACATTACGTCGTCGTATGCCGAGCTGTTTCAGCAGTTCGTGAGGAGTTCAAATCGTAAGGCTGCGAACATGACCTTTGCGGAGTGCGGCACGAAGTAA
- a CDS encoding polyprenyl synthetase family protein, translating into MNSPATKSVKEVFELISEDLLAIEREFGRDTVSNVAAITEIGEYLRNGGGKRLRPALLLLSAKLMAYRGLGAVRLGAVVEIIHTATLVHDDIIDDAEIRRGRPSANTQWGNSKCVLAGDWLYMQAFKVAVAERNFAVLDTLIELTQKMVEGELLQIEKLGKLISLQEHFDLIDRKTACLFSVCMRLGGILGGATAEQIEKLGEYGHCVGMAFQIVDDVLDLTASEEVLGKPVGSDLREGKVTMAVIDALEHCTPAERDTIVAVMRENGFVSVQHADILKILKRYDSVENALLRANEFAVKAKAAIEEFPDSEYKRALIWVPEFVVERDK; encoded by the coding sequence TTGAATAGTCCAGCGACCAAATCGGTGAAAGAGGTCTTCGAGCTGATCAGCGAAGATCTGCTCGCTATTGAGCGCGAGTTCGGGCGAGATACCGTTTCGAACGTTGCTGCGATTACCGAGATTGGTGAGTATCTGCGCAATGGCGGCGGTAAACGTCTGCGCCCTGCCCTGCTGCTATTGAGTGCGAAGCTGATGGCTTATCGCGGCCTCGGCGCGGTGCGGCTTGGGGCGGTGGTGGAGATCATCCACACGGCAACTCTCGTTCACGACGACATTATTGATGATGCTGAGATTCGGCGCGGGCGTCCCTCGGCAAACACGCAGTGGGGCAATTCCAAGTGCGTGCTCGCGGGCGATTGGCTCTACATGCAGGCGTTTAAGGTGGCAGTCGCGGAGCGGAACTTCGCCGTCCTCGACACGCTCATTGAGCTTACCCAGAAGATGGTCGAAGGCGAGTTGCTGCAGATCGAGAAGCTCGGGAAGCTGATTTCGCTGCAGGAACATTTCGACCTGATCGACCGCAAGACGGCTTGCCTGTTCTCCGTGTGTATGCGACTGGGCGGGATCCTGGGCGGCGCAACCGCGGAACAGATCGAGAAGCTCGGTGAGTACGGGCACTGTGTCGGCATGGCGTTCCAGATTGTGGATGATGTTCTCGACCTGACCGCCAGCGAAGAGGTTCTCGGAAAGCCGGTGGGAAGCGATTTGCGCGAGGGCAAAGTCACGATGGCGGTGATTGACGCGCTCGAGCATTGCACGCCGGCAGAGCGGGACACGATCGTCGCCGTAATGCGCGAGAACGGCTTCGTGAGCGTGCAACACGCTGATATTCTGAAGATCCTGAAACGATACGATTCTGTGGAGAATGCGCTGCTCCGCGCTAATGAATTCGCGGTAAAAGCCAAGGCGGCGATCGAGGAGTTCCCCGACTCCGAATACAAGCGGGCGCTGATTTGGGTGCCGGAATTCGTGGTTGAGCGCGACAAGTAG
- a CDS encoding YajQ family cyclic di-GMP-binding protein codes for MADNSFDIVSKIDLQEVSNAIQQATKEIQTRFDLKDTKSEIKLEKDAIELHSSDEYKLKAVTDILQGKLVKRNVPLKGLTYGTIESAAGATVRQKITMQQGIPGEKAKEIVRVIKDSKKKAQASIQGDTVRVSSKDRDTLQEIIALIKNKDFGIDVQFTNYRSN; via the coding sequence ATGGCCGACAATTCCTTCGACATTGTGAGCAAGATTGACTTGCAAGAGGTGTCCAACGCCATTCAGCAGGCGACGAAAGAGATCCAGACGCGCTTCGATCTGAAGGATACGAAGTCCGAGATCAAGCTGGAGAAAGATGCGATCGAACTGCATTCGTCGGATGAGTACAAGCTGAAGGCGGTCACGGACATTCTGCAAGGCAAGCTGGTTAAGCGTAACGTCCCGCTTAAGGGTCTGACGTACGGGACAATCGAGTCCGCGGCGGGCGCGACGGTACGGCAGAAGATCACGATGCAGCAGGGGATTCCGGGCGAGAAGGCGAAAGAAATCGTCCGAGTAATTAAAGATTCGAAGAAGAAGGCACAGGCATCCATTCAGGGTGACACGGTGCGAGTGAGCAGCAAGGACCGCGATACGCTGCAGGAAATCATTGCGCTGATTAAGAACAAAGATTTCGGGATCGACGTGCAGTTCACGAATTATCGGTCGAACTAG
- a CDS encoding TatD family hydrolase, with amino-acid sequence MFVDSHCHLDGPRFAEDREAVILNACNAGVEHLLLIGNGDGPDTADQALQLAKQYDWMHATIGVHPHEAKLATAENLQKLAEQARDPKVVAWGEIGLDYWYDHSPRDVQQRVFVEQLELAKHLDLPIVIHCRPSQKSDGDAWEDLFALLTAHWVGRRGVMHCFTGTIEQARQSLDIGFLLSFAGNVTFPKAQNIRDAAVLCPLDAMLIETDSPYLAPVPHRGKRNEPAFVAETAAYIAQLKGAGAEELGRATTSNFYRFFGIQKQNL; translated from the coding sequence ATGTTCGTAGATTCTCATTGCCATCTTGACGGGCCACGCTTTGCGGAAGATCGCGAGGCCGTGATTTTGAACGCTTGCAATGCTGGTGTGGAGCACCTGCTGCTCATCGGCAACGGCGATGGGCCGGACACTGCCGATCAGGCGCTGCAACTTGCGAAGCAATATGACTGGATGCACGCGACGATTGGGGTGCATCCGCATGAGGCGAAGCTGGCTACGGCGGAGAATCTCCAGAAGCTGGCGGAACAGGCACGGGATCCGAAGGTTGTCGCCTGGGGCGAGATTGGGCTCGACTATTGGTATGACCATTCGCCGCGGGATGTGCAGCAGCGCGTGTTCGTTGAGCAACTGGAGTTGGCGAAGCACCTTGATTTGCCGATCGTGATTCACTGCCGGCCGTCGCAGAAGAGCGATGGCGATGCGTGGGAAGATTTGTTCGCGCTTCTTACGGCGCATTGGGTGGGGCGTCGCGGCGTGATGCACTGCTTCACCGGAACCATCGAACAAGCCCGGCAGTCGCTCGATATCGGATTTCTACTCTCGTTCGCGGGGAACGTGACGTTTCCCAAAGCGCAGAACATTCGCGATGCAGCAGTGCTTTGTCCGTTGGACGCGATGTTGATTGAGACGGATTCGCCGTACCTGGCACCGGTACCCCACCGGGGCAAAAGGAATGAGCCGGCATTTGTTGCGGAGACGGCGGCGTACATCGCGCAGTTGAAGGGCGCCGGGGCGGAGGAACTGGGGCGCGCTACCACGTCGAATTTCTATCGGTTCTTCGGAATTCAAAAGCAAAATCTTTAA
- the metG gene encoding methionine--tRNA ligase yields MSKDKFYITTPIYYVNARPHIGHTYTTVACDAIARRKRMLGVDTFFLTGTDEHGQKIERSAMASGKSDQQFVDEVSAEFRGLWDRMGLSYDKFIRTTDPEHIRGVQALIKRLQDRGYIYKGKYSGQYCVYDELYVDVDTPGAPCPECGRPTETVHEENYFFKLSAMEEPLLKLYASDPNFIRPEARRNEVISFVRGGLKDLSISRTTFKWGIPVPDDPAHVIYVWIDALCNYITALGFGSDDTKLYDKFWPADVHMVGKEIVRFHCVFWPAVLMAAGLPLPKSIVAHGWLLFEESKMSKSRGNIVRTETILDVLGADALRYFLMREVVFGQDGSFSFDALVQRFNADLANGLGNLASRTLSMITRYFKGEVPYPSSAATRTAADDAIAKIAAKTIEDFGAAFDQYQFSKALEAAWGLVAAVDKYIVENEPWALAEKQDEQSRARLATVLYTAAEALRIVTALAYPVIPDSTAKIWSQLGLGDIKQFKLAEIKWGQLHLGTKLGKVEGVFPRADKTAIERMQQMEQERQAPAPEVTPETAQPAVAPAPAVEAPVAANNGFTPIAPQITIDDFTKVDLRVAVIKHAEKVKNADKLLRLEVDLGFEQRQIIAGIALAYEPEKLIGRKIVIVANLAPRKLKGLESNGMLLAGSLDGGTPVLAGFHEDVPPGARLK; encoded by the coding sequence ATGTCTAAGGACAAGTTCTACATCACCACGCCGATTTACTACGTGAACGCGCGCCCGCACATTGGGCACACGTACACCACGGTGGCCTGCGACGCGATTGCGCGGCGCAAGCGCATGCTCGGCGTGGATACGTTTTTTTTGACCGGGACCGACGAGCACGGGCAGAAGATCGAGCGCTCGGCGATGGCGTCCGGTAAATCGGACCAGCAATTTGTGGACGAGGTCTCGGCAGAGTTTCGCGGGCTATGGGACCGCATGGGGCTGAGCTACGACAAGTTCATTCGCACCACCGATCCGGAGCACATCCGCGGCGTGCAGGCGCTGATCAAGCGATTGCAGGATCGCGGCTACATCTATAAGGGCAAATACAGCGGCCAATACTGCGTTTACGACGAGTTGTATGTTGATGTCGACACGCCCGGCGCACCCTGTCCGGAATGCGGTCGGCCAACCGAGACAGTGCACGAGGAGAATTATTTCTTCAAGCTCTCTGCGATGGAAGAGCCGTTGTTGAAGCTGTACGCTTCGGACCCGAATTTCATTCGGCCGGAAGCGCGGCGCAATGAAGTGATCTCGTTCGTGCGCGGCGGGCTGAAAGATTTGTCAATCAGTCGTACGACGTTCAAGTGGGGCATCCCGGTGCCGGACGATCCGGCGCACGTGATTTATGTATGGATTGATGCGCTGTGCAACTACATCACGGCGCTAGGATTCGGCAGCGATGACACGAAACTCTACGACAAGTTCTGGCCCGCGGATGTGCACATGGTGGGCAAAGAGATTGTGCGTTTCCATTGCGTGTTCTGGCCCGCGGTGTTGATGGCCGCCGGACTACCGCTGCCGAAGAGCATCGTGGCGCATGGATGGCTGTTATTTGAAGAGAGCAAGATGTCGAAGTCGCGCGGGAACATCGTGCGGACGGAGACGATTCTCGATGTGCTTGGTGCCGATGCGCTTCGCTACTTCCTGATGCGCGAAGTTGTTTTCGGACAGGATGGATCGTTTTCGTTTGACGCGCTGGTGCAGCGCTTCAACGCTGACCTGGCAAATGGGCTGGGCAATCTTGCGAGCCGTACGCTTTCGATGATTACGCGCTACTTCAAGGGCGAGGTGCCTTATCCATCGAGCGCAGCGACAAGGACGGCAGCCGATGATGCAATCGCAAAGATCGCTGCCAAGACGATTGAAGACTTTGGCGCTGCGTTCGACCAGTACCAATTCTCGAAGGCGCTGGAAGCCGCTTGGGGATTGGTCGCGGCGGTGGATAAGTACATCGTGGAGAATGAGCCGTGGGCGCTGGCCGAGAAGCAGGATGAGCAGAGCCGCGCGCGGCTGGCGACGGTGCTCTACACCGCAGCCGAGGCTTTGCGCATCGTGACCGCGCTCGCGTATCCGGTGATTCCGGATTCGACCGCGAAGATCTGGTCGCAGTTGGGGCTCGGCGACATCAAGCAATTCAAGCTGGCTGAGATCAAGTGGGGCCAGCTACATCTTGGAACCAAACTGGGGAAGGTAGAAGGCGTCTTCCCGCGCGCCGATAAGACGGCCATCGAAAGGATGCAGCAGATGGAACAGGAGCGCCAAGCGCCCGCACCCGAAGTGACGCCCGAAACCGCACAACCGGCGGTAGCGCCCGCACCAGCGGTGGAAGCACCTGTGGCGGCGAACAATGGGTTCACACCGATTGCGCCGCAGATCACGATCGATGACTTCACGAAGGTTGACCTGCGGGTTGCGGTGATCAAACACGCTGAGAAAGTAAAGAACGCTGACAAACTGCTGCGCCTGGAAGTGGACCTTGGGTTTGAGCAGCGCCAGATCATCGCGGGAATCGCACTGGCGTATGAGCCGGAGAAGTTGATCGGGCGGAAGATCGTAATCGTCGCCAACCTGGCGCCGCGCAAACTCAAAGGTCTCGAGTCGAATGGCATGCTGCTGGCGGGATCGCTTGATGGCGGAACGCCGGTGCTGGCCGGATTCCACGAGGATGTGCCGCCGGGAGCGAGGCTGAAATAG
- the larC gene encoding nickel pincer cofactor biosynthesis protein LarC, with protein MRIAYIECFSGISGDMFLGALVDAGVSAELLRQTVRGLNLGAELQVARVDRCGITSTKVDVVVNGEPDRPRENEQPVHHVHSHQHGHEHQHEHHHADGTVHAHSHAHDDEPGHTHEHPHEHEHEDKEDKHDHAHGRHLSEIKTIIAGSAISERAKKTATDVFEALGAAEAKIHNVPVETIHFHEVGAVDAIVDIVCAAVGAEALDVERFVVSPLNVGGGTVKCAHGVFPVPAPATVELLKGAPVYAGEIQKELVTPTGAALVKVLAHSFGQMPAMTIAKSGYGAGSRNFPSHANVLRITVGEAAAVEESKGDLPLDEVIVLEANIDDLNPQLFGYVAEQALAAGALDVFATPVQMKKSRPGTLLTLLAKPEDAERIARLVFRETSTIGIRTRREQRYVLPRRHETVRTQWGEVRMKIAQITGSISNYAPEYEDCRRIAEQHHVPLKHVMQEAIRLYLEHTNV; from the coding sequence ATGCGCATCGCTTACATTGAATGTTTTTCCGGGATCAGCGGGGATATGTTCCTCGGAGCCCTGGTGGATGCCGGGGTCTCCGCGGAATTGCTGCGACAGACCGTGCGCGGGCTGAATCTTGGGGCGGAGCTGCAAGTTGCGCGGGTAGACCGCTGCGGAATCACATCGACGAAGGTTGATGTAGTGGTGAATGGCGAGCCTGACCGTCCGCGGGAAAACGAGCAACCGGTGCACCATGTGCACTCGCATCAGCACGGACACGAGCACCAGCACGAACATCATCATGCCGATGGGACCGTACATGCGCATTCCCACGCACATGACGATGAGCCCGGGCACACCCACGAGCACCCGCACGAGCATGAGCACGAAGATAAGGAAGATAAGCATGACCACGCGCATGGGCGGCATCTGAGCGAGATCAAGACGATCATTGCCGGGAGCGCGATCAGCGAGCGCGCGAAGAAGACGGCGACGGATGTTTTCGAGGCGCTGGGCGCGGCGGAAGCGAAGATCCACAACGTACCGGTAGAGACGATCCACTTCCACGAGGTGGGCGCGGTAGATGCGATCGTGGATATCGTGTGCGCGGCCGTGGGCGCCGAGGCGCTGGATGTCGAGCGCTTCGTGGTATCGCCACTAAATGTGGGCGGCGGCACGGTGAAATGCGCGCATGGCGTGTTCCCTGTACCGGCACCTGCAACCGTTGAGTTGCTCAAGGGCGCGCCGGTGTACGCGGGCGAAATCCAGAAAGAACTGGTTACGCCGACGGGCGCGGCACTGGTCAAAGTGCTGGCGCACAGCTTCGGGCAGATGCCGGCGATGACCATCGCCAAGAGCGGGTATGGCGCGGGGTCGCGCAACTTCCCTTCCCACGCAAATGTGCTGCGCATCACTGTGGGCGAGGCAGCGGCCGTGGAAGAATCGAAGGGTGATCTTCCGCTGGATGAAGTGATTGTGCTCGAAGCGAACATCGACGACTTGAATCCGCAGCTTTTTGGCTACGTTGCCGAGCAGGCGCTGGCCGCCGGCGCGCTCGATGTTTTCGCCACGCCGGTGCAGATGAAGAAGAGCCGCCCGGGAACGCTGCTGACGTTGCTGGCAAAGCCTGAGGATGCGGAGCGAATTGCCCGGCTAGTGTTCCGCGAGACTTCGACGATTGGGATACGCACCCGCCGCGAGCAGCGCTACGTGCTGCCGCGCCGTCATGAAACGGTGCGCACGCAATGGGGCGAAGTGCGAATGAAGATCGCGCAGATCACGGGGAGCATCAGTAACTATGCACCCGAATATGAAGATTGCCGGCGAATCGCCGAACAGCATCATGTGCCGCTGAAGCACGTGATGCAGGAAGCTATCAGGCTTTACCTGGAACACACGAATGTCTAA